The bacterium genomic sequence ACATCCGACAATTTCCCCCGATGCGGCACCCGACCTTCGATGCCCTCGGGCACCAGTTTCTTGATGTCCCGTTCTCCTTCCTGAAAATAGCGATCTCCGCGGCCGCCGCGCATGACGCCCAAGGAGCCCATCGCGCGGAAGACTTTATAGCTTCGGCCCTCATAAAAGATGGTTTCACCAGGGCTTTCGTCGGTCCCGGCCAGCATGTTGCCGAGCATCACGGTGTCCGCGCCGGCAGCCAGCGCTTTGGCGATGTCGCCGGTCTGCTTGATGCCGCCGTCGGCGATGATGGGCACGCCATGGCGATGGCAGACCTCGGCGCAATCCATGATGGCGGTGAGCTGGGGAACGCCGGTGCCGGCGACGATGCGCGTGGTGCAGATGGATCCGGGCCCGATGCCGACCTTGACCGCGTCCGCTCCGGCGGCGATCAAATCCTCCGCCGCTTCCGGCGTGGCGATGTTGCCGGCGATCAACTCGATGGTGGGATGGGCTTTTTTAATCTGTTCGATGGTCTGGAGCACGCCCAGAGAGTGGCCGTGAGCCGTGTCCACACAGAGCAGGTCCACGCCGGCGTCGATCAGCGCCGACACCCGGTTGGTGGTGTCCATCGCCACGCCCACGGCCGCAGCCACCAGCAGCCGGCCGTGTTTGTCTTTGGAGGCGTTGGGGAACCGCTTGCGGTTCTGTATGTCCTTGACCGTGATCAGTCCTTTGAGCCTCTGATCCTTGTCCACCACCAGCAGTTTTTCGATGCGATGTTTTTGCAATGCCTTTTCCGCCTCTTCCATGGACACGCCCACCGGCACGGTGACCAGGTCCTCCTTGGTCATCAGCGTGCTGACGCGTTTGTTCAGATCGGTTTCGAAACGGAGATCGCGGTTGGTGAGAATGCCGACCAGCTTTTGGCCGTCGACGATGGGAATGCCGGAGATGTGGTAGCGGGACATCAGCTCCAGCGCTTCGCCGATTTTACGATCCGGGGACAGGGTGATGGGGTTCATGATCATGCCGGCTTCGGACCGCTTGACCCGATCCACCTCTTCCGCCTGCTCTTCGATGGAGATGTTTTTGTGAATGATTCCGATGCCGCCTTCACGCGCCAGTGCGATGGCCAGCGCCGATTCGGTCACCGTGTCCATCGCCGCGCTGACGATCGGGATGTTCAGCGTGATTTTGCGTGTCAACCGCGTTTGAACGTCCA encodes the following:
- the guaB gene encoding IMP dehydrogenase, with translation MSKIIGEGYTFDDVLLVPNKSTVLPKEVDVQTRLTRKITLNIPIVSAAMDTVTESALAIALAREGGIGIIHKNISIEEQAEEVDRVKRSEAGMIMNPITLSPDRKIGEALELMSRYHISGIPIVDGQKLVGILTNRDLRFETDLNKRVSTLMTKEDLVTVPVGVSMEEAEKALQKHRIEKLLVVDKDQRLKGLITVKDIQNRKRFPNASKDKHGRLLVAAAVGVAMDTTNRVSALIDAGVDLLCVDTAHGHSLGVLQTIEQIKKAHPTIELIAGNIATPEAAEDLIAAGADAVKVGIGPGSICTTRIVAGTGVPQLTAIMDCAEVCHRHGVPIIADGGIKQTGDIAKALAAGADTVMLGNMLAGTDESPGETIFYEGRSYKVFRAMGSLGVMRGGRGDRYFQEGERDIKKLVPEGIEGRVPHRGKLSDV